A single genomic interval of Saccharomyces kudriavzevii IFO 1802 strain IFO1802 genome assembly, chromosome: 3 harbors:
- the ARE1 gene encoding sterol acyltransferase (similar to Saccharomyces cerevisiae ARE1 (YCR048W) and ARE2 (YNR019W); ancestral locus Anc_6.317) produces MTEAKDLLQDEQFLKIQRLNSAEPNKRHSVTYDNVILPQESVEVSPRSSTTSLVESTKAERVAAEPEPEQEPEPVPVPEPEQEEYPVDARMQKYVSHLKSKSRSRVHRKDASKYVSFFGDVSFDPRPTLLDSAINVPFQTTFKGPIMEKQLKGFKRATATASTTKKIGKADAAPHEKLESNFSGIYVFGWMFLGWIAMRCCTDYYASHGSAWGKLEIVQYMTTDLFTIAMLDLVMFLCTFFVVFVHWLVKKGAIRWKWTGFIAVSIFELAFIPVTFPIYVYYFEFSWITRIFLFLHSVVFVMKSHSFAFYNGYLWDIKQELEFSSKQLQKFKETLSPETRDVLQKSCDFCLFELNYQTKENDFPNNISCSNFFMFCLFPVLVYQINYPRTSCIRWRYVLEKVCAIMGTIFLMMVTAQFFMHPVAMRCVEFHNTPTFGGWIPATRQWFHLLFDMIPGFTVLYMLTFYMIWDALLNCVAELTRFADRYFYGDWWNCVSFEEFSRIWNVPVHKFLLRHVYHSSMSALHLSKSSATLFTFFLSAVFHEMAMFAIFRRVRGYLFLFQLSQFVWTALSNTKFLRARPQLSNVVFSFGVCSGPSIIMTLYLTL; encoded by the coding sequence ATGACGGAGGCTAAGGATTTGTTGCAGGACGAACAGTTTCTGAAGATCCAGCGGCTCAATTCCGCAGAACCCAACAAACGGCACTCGGTCACCTACGATAACGTGATCCTGCCACAGGAGTCCGTGGAGGTTTCTCCACGGTCGTCCACGACGTCGCTGGTGGAGTCGACGAAGGCGGAACGTGTGGCAGCGGAGCCAGAGCCAGAACAGGAACCAGAGCCAGTGCCAGTGCCAGAGCCAGAGCAGGAGGAGTACCCCGTCGATGCTCGCATGCAGAAGTATGTCTCACACTTGAAGAGCAAGTCTCGCTCCAGGGTGCATCGCAAGGACGCCAGCAAGTACGTGTCGTTCTTCGGAGACGTGAGCTTTGACCCACGCCCCACGCTCCTGGACAGCGCCATCAACGTGCCCTTCCAGACCACTTTCAAGGGCCCTATCATGGAGAAACAACTCAAGGGGTTCAAACGGGCCACGGCCACGGCCTCCACAACGAAGAAGATCGGCAAGGCAGATGCTGCTCCCCACGAAAAACTGGAGTCGAACTTCTCGGGGATCTACGTGTTTGGATGGATGTTCCTGGGTTGGATTGCCATGAGGTGTTGCACAGACTACTATGCATCGCACGGGAGTGCGTGGGGCAAGTTGGAGATCGTGCAGTACATGACGACAGACCTTTTCACGATCGCGATGTTGGACCTAGTGATGTTTCTGTGCACTTTCTTCGTGGTGTTCGTGCACTGGCTGGTGAAAAAGGGCGCCATCCGCTGGAAGTGGACGGGCTTCATTGCCGTCAGCATTTTCGAACTGGCCTTCATCCCTGTGACTTTCCCCATCTACGTGTACTACTTCGAGTTCAGCTGGATAACAAGGATTTTCCTATTTTTGCACTCTGTGGTGTTTGTCATGAAAAGCCACTCGTTTGCCTTCTACAACGGATATCTTTGGGACATAAAGCAAGAACTCGAGTTCTCCTCTAAGCAACTACAGAAGTTCAAAGAAACACTGTCCCCCGAGACTCGAGACGTTCTGCAAAAGAGCTGCGACTTCTGCCTTTTCGAATTGAACTACCAAACCAAGGAAAATGACTTCCCCAACAACATCAGCTGTAGCAACTTCTTCATGTTCTGCCTTTTCCCCGTCCTCGTGTACCAGATCAACTACCCAAGAACCTCGTGCATCAGGTGGAGGTACGTCCTGGAGAAGGTCTGCGCCATCATGGGCACCATCTTCCTCATGATGGTCACCGCGCAATTCTTCATGCACCCGGTGGCCATGCGCTGCGTCGAGTTCCACAACACGCCCACTTTCGGCGGATGGATTCCCGCCACCAGGCAGTGGTTCCACTTGCTGTTCGACATGATCCCCGGTTTCACCGTCCTCTACATGCTGACCTTCTACATGATCTGGGACGCTCTACTGAACTGCGTGGCGGAACTCACCAGGTTCGCGGACAGGTACTTTTACGGTGACTGGTGGAATTGCGTCTCGTTTGAAGAGTTCAGCAGAATTTGGAACGTCCCCGTCCACAAGTTTTTGCTGAGACACGTTTACCACAGCTCCATGAGCGCATTGCACCTCAGCAAGAGCAGTGCCACCCTGTTCACCTTCTTCCTAAGCGCCGTGTTCCACGAAATGGCCATGTTCGCCATCTTCAGAAGGGTCAGGGGTTACCTGTTCTTGTTTCAGCTGTCCCAGTTTGTGTGGACCGCACTAAGTAACACCAAGTTTCTACGTGCAAGACCACAGTTGTCCAACGTCGTGTTTTCGTTTGGTGTCTGTTCAGGACCCAGCATCATCATGACATTGTACCTGACTTTGTGA
- the SKDI03G1070 gene encoding uncharacterized protein (similar to Saccharomyces cerevisiae YCR043C; ancestral locus Anc_1.74), giving the protein MIPPPLDASLLREHAYQGTNDLSTVLSPNTFTDEGGYKPVLKYGLGYFNYGLVLDDEVYDYSLCDIIRGHVYGHFWCYFCCFMILFTVWIISLTWGSGSKKNKFGWSKKEDDFKIEGGDLEYQHVKV; this is encoded by the coding sequence ATGATCCCACCTCCACTAGATGCTTCTTTATTGAGAGAACATGCGTATCAAGGAACTAATGATTTAAGCACCGTCTTGAGCCCCAATACGTTTACTGATGAAGGTGGGTACAAACCCGTACTGAAATACGGACTGGGCTATTTCAACTATGGACTTGTATTAGACGACGAAGTGTACGATTACTCATTGTGCGACATTATTAGAGGACACGTATATGGCCATTTTTGGTGCTACTTTTGTTGTTTCATGATTTTATTCACGGTCTGGATAATAAGTTTGACTTGGGGCTCTGGaagcaagaagaacaagttTGGGTGGAGCAAGAAGGAGGACGACTTTAAGATTGAAGGGGGCGATTTGGAATATCAACATGTCAAAGTTTAG
- the PER1 gene encoding Per1p (similar to Saccharomyces cerevisiae PER1 (YCR044C); ancestral locus Anc_1.72), whose product MRLAVIVAILVRSFIVVCSPGDNLDEFVDCTYACEYNRECPNSQINYIDPESNMFHDIEFFNTPALYSRLLFWDCISDCDYQCQHIITRWRIDEQEEVYQFHGKWPFLRVLGTQEFFSTIFSIGNFIPHYKAFGKFTKMLRQDSNKSRKHSRSILIWNYLYVTVAGMLAWSASSVFHCRDLIITEKLDYFFAGATVLTGFHAIFARMTSMYLYPKIAQAFTASVAMIFALHILRLYVDWSYTYNMRFNIFFGVLQYILLVMLSYQNYNALRKQKQRGEFKKTAYSSFSRLMFRLCIVPIILVVVTTMAMSLELFDFFSYGWQIDAHAIWHLCTIWPSWVLYDFFLEDYGYWGNKQL is encoded by the coding sequence ATGAGGTTAGCCGTGATCGTGGCCATACTTGTCCGTTCTTTCATAGTGGTATGCTCTCCCGGGGATAATTTAGACGAGTTTGTTGACTGTACCTACGCATGTGAATATAACAGAGAATGTCCGAACTCGCAGATAAACTATATTGACCCAGAATCCAATATGTTCCACGATATCGAGTTTTTCAACACGCCAGCCCTGTATTCCAGGCTCTTGTTTTGGGACTGTATCTCCGATTGCGACTACCAATGCCAGCATATCATAACACGTTGGAGAATTGATGAGCAGGAGGAGGTTTACCAATTTCACGGGAAATGGCCATTCTTGAGGGTGCTGGGTACTCAGGAATTTTTCTCCACCATTTTCAGTATAGGCAACTTCATCCCCCATTATAAGGCGTTTGGGAAGTTCACCAAAATGCTACGCCAAGACAGTAATAAGAGCAGGAAACACAGCAGAAGTATATTGATTTGGAACTATCTTTATGTTACTGTTGCAGGGATGTTGGCATGGAGCGCAAGTTCGGTTTTCCATTGTCGTGATTTGATCATAACGGAGAAACTGGATTACTTTTTCGCAGGTGCCACTGTTTTGACAGGGTTCCATGCGATTTTTGCAAGAATGACTTCCATGTACCTGTATCCTAAGATAGCACAAGCGTTCACCGCTTCGGTCGCGATGATCTTTGCCCTGCACATCCTGAGACTGTATGTTGACTGGTCATACACGTACAACATGagattcaatattttttttggtgttTTACAATACATTCTATTGGTAATGCTGTCATATCAAAACTACAACGCGCTAAGAAAGCAGAAGCAAAGGGGCGAATTTAAGAAAACCGCTTATTCCAGCTTCAGTCGTCTGATGTTTAGACTGTGTATTGTACCAATCATCCTTGTTGTGGTAACCACAATGGCTATGTCGCTGGAGTTATTTGACTTCTTCAGTTATGGGTGGCAGATTGATGCGCACGCCATATGGCACCTGTGCACGATATGGCCTTCCTGGGTGTTATATGACTTTTTCCTCGAAGATTATGGCTATTGGGGCAATAAGCAACTGTAG
- the TAF2 gene encoding transcription initiation factor TFIID subunit TAF2 (similar to Saccharomyces cerevisiae TAF2 (YCR042C); ancestral locus Anc_1.76) produces MSFSKNATPRAIVNESSTLHEMKFRNFRVAHEKISLDIDLATHCITGSATIIIIPLIKNLEYVTFDCKEMTIKDVLVENRRCDQFIHDDPLQTKLEGPTSRDVLYTDNSIEQSHFLRSKFAGLNEYPESDSKSQLTIKIPSSIKISLEDANSLSSYTPITPSIKTTPGLQESVFTPITLQIEYEIRNPKSGVRFDTVNSEKPWLWNVYTSNGEMCSSASYWVPCVDLLDEKSTWELEFSVPKLVKNIGTSKLIGQNGEMDNEEGQDTLEEDSVEAEQALPIKSEKDNDVNLRDSEEIKKTNKKDDDGDDEEDEDGESDEEEERRNIEENNNPNLRDVVVCCSEYSNIKELPHPIDLTKKKCVFQIINPVAPHHVGWAIGAFNSWSLPLISPSSIDVEDEAEEDKLRDNVNDNINNIIDDSIGSDIIPIQVFTLPTTEIDEATVINSTVVCQKIIDFYSKEFGSYPFTSYSLVFLPTVLCNHMDFAGLGVCNTRLLYPLEVIDKVFSSTNDLAWALANQWSCVNITPLNMNDYWCCLGIAGYMVFQVIKKLMGNNAYKYILKRYSEAIVEEDFEKPPIGSTFSGSSRPISCTSQDLSFIQLKAPMVLHILDKRMTKTERSFGMSRVLPKVFLQAISGDLPNNSLTSSHFQHVCERVNKSKLESFFSQWVYGSGVPILRVTQRFNRKRMVIELGIRQVQDEELGHGKVVGGQGFCRSALNRLEHPNVNRTECFTGSMTIRIHEHDGTPYEHIVEIKDTFTKIDIQYNTKYRRLRKRGGGANDENAVENNNEEKPTVIDVNCLGNVYMSPEECSRFHLTEFHHTSESNELLKQNEAFEWIRIDSDFEWICKMHINQPDYMFSSQLRQDGDIEAQLEAIRYYEDVVDNGDAKSLVYSSVLFRTAMDERYYFGIRLAACEALSKNVYDPKFIGGIKHLIKIFQILFCLDGSNIPKSNDFENTALYFLQCTIPKVLAKAKDENGKCPNLVKDFLLDILVYNENGENKFSDHVYVCGLIENVVNVALNDVKDIAYVDKVKAQLFRYENLVNWLSSYESFIKTSIMLAKYKLHKKGVYEFSELTEMIMDKFSVEAGCTDRNRESFQNEFLMALKIMLLEGGLKNKDALVLFTEILCFHKDVYIRESVIDVLSECVNISVMEGSLDTLNDDIKSSVQLVHDEVENIKNEDDIELFLSGNYVDDMKIKREKILRQNINGLIQICRDMFKGYAPLKVLLWDVLNLPILSLYQRKQIHDLVRVMYTLIDSFVVKLEAPRERRLVAKMNNKGEDKLDIVMKRESILKVHITKEVSSLVETPKKVNKIKITLKSEKSVNKIEKPVFKPKVVSKPRKVKSHVNRMGSLPLRFVKIQQQPRGMVSLSSVPYSQHVQITKVTSRSFMIKIITRRK; encoded by the coding sequence ATGtcattttctaaaaatgcTACTCCCAGAGCGATTGTTAATGAATCTAGCACTCTACATGAGATGAAATTTAGGAATTTTAGAGTTGCCCATGAAAAAATCTCATTGGATATAGATTTGGCCACCCACTGCATTACCGGTAGCGCTACTATAATAATCATTCCGTTGATTAAAAATCTAGAATATGTGACTTTTGATTGCAAAGAAATGACTATTAAAGATGTTTTGGTTGAGAATCGTCGATGCGACCAATTTATTCATGATGACCCACTTCAAACAAAATTGGAGGGACCGACTTCGCGGGACGTTTTATACACCGACAATTCCATTGAACAATCACACTTTTTAAGGTCTAAGTTCGCTGGTTTAAATGAATATCCAGAATCTGATTCCAAATCTCAGTTAACTATCAAAATACCCTCTTCTATTAAGATATCATTGGAGGATGCTAATTCATTAAGCAGTTACACTCCAATTACTCCTTCCATCAAAACTACACCAGGTTTGCAAGAATCTGTTTTCACTCCAATTACATTACAAATTGAATACGAAATAAGAAACCCGAAGTCGGGAGTAAGATTCGATACTGTAAACAGCGAAAAACCGTGGTTGTGGAATGTTTACACCTCGAATGGTGAGATGTGCAGTTCTGCATCGTATTGGGTCCCCTGTGTCGATTTGCTGGATGAAAAATCCACGTGGGAATTGGAATTTAGTGTACCAAAATTGGTTAAAAATATAGGTACATCCAAATTGATTGGCCAAAATGGTGAAATGGACAACGAAGAAGGGCAGGATACATTAGAAGAAGACAGTGTAGAAGCGGAACAGGCGCTGCCAATAAAAAGTGAGAAAGACAACGACGTCAATTTGAGAGATAGcgaagaaatcaagaagacaaacaaaaaagatgacgatGGTGATGACGAGGAGGATGAAGATGGCgaaagtgatgaagaagaagaaagacGAAATATAGAAGAGAATAATAATCCGAATTTAAGAGatgttgttgtttgttGTTCAGAATATTCCAATATTAAAGAACTTCCGCATCCTATTGacttaacaaaaaaaaaatgcgtatttcaaataataaatcCTGTTGCCCCTCATCATGTCGGATGGGCTATCGGCGCTTTTAATTCATGGTCATTGCCTCTGATATCGCCTTCAAGTATTGACgttgaagatgaagcaGAGGAGGACAAGTTGAGAGACAATGTCAACgataatatcaataatattatcGACGACAGTATAGGCTCAGATATAATTCCCATTCAAGTTTTTACACTACCAACAACtgaaattgatgaagcAACCGTGATTAATTCGACTGTCGTCTGCCAGAAAATTATCGATTTTTACTCGAAGGAATTTGGGTCGTACCCTTTCACGTCATACTCTTTGGTTTTCTTACCGACTGTGCTGTGTAATCATATGGACTTCGCAGGACTAGGTGTTTGTAATACAAGATTGCTTTACCCTCTAGAAGTCATTGATAAAGTATTCAGCTCAACGAACGATCTAGCGTGGGCCCTGGCTAACCAATGGTCTTGTGTTAATATTACTCCTCTGAACATGAACGACTATTGGTGTTGTCTTGGTATTGCAGGCTATATGGTTTTCCAAGTaattaaaaaattaatgGGCAATAATGCATACAAGTACATATTAAAGCGGTATAGTGAGGCGATCGTGGAAGAAGACTTCGAAAAGCCTCCCATTGGAAGCACCTTCAGTGGTAGTTCTAGGCCAATATCTTGCACCTCGCAAGATCTGTCCTTTATTCAATTGAAAGCACCTATGGTGTTGCATATTCTTGATAAAAGGATGACCAAGACTGAGAGATCTTTTGGTATGTCTCGTGTATTACCGAaggtttttcttcaagctATATCGGGTGACCTGCCCAATAATTCTTTGACATCGTCACATTTTCAACATGTTTGTGAGAGAGTAAACAAAAGCAAATTAGAAAGTTTTTTTAGCCAATGGGTATATGGGTCTGGCGTACCTATATTACGCGTTACCCAGCGGTTTAATAGGAAGAGAATGGTTATAGAATTGGGTATAAGGCAAGTCCAAGATGAAGAACTTGGTCATGGAAAAGTTGTTGGAGGGCAAGGTTTTTGTAGAAGTGCTTTGAACCGATTAGAACATCCGAATGTGAACCGGACTGAGTGCTTCACGGGCTCTATGACCATTAGAATTCACGAACATGACGGTACTCCGTATGAGCATATCGTGGAAATTAAAGATACTTTCACAAAAATAGATATACAGTATAACACCAAGTACAGAAGACTGAGAAAAAGAGGTGGTGGTGCCAATGATGAGAATGCTGTGGAAAACAACAATGAGGAGAAGCCTACAGTCATAGACGTGAATTGTTTAGGAAACGTTTATATGTCGCCCGAGGAATGTTCCCGATTTCATTTAACAGAATTTCATCACACATCAGAAAGCAATGAATTGCTCAAACAAAATGAGGCGTTTGAATGGATTCGGATAGATTCCGATTTTGAATGGATTTGCAAAATGCATATTAATCAACCTGACTATATGTTTTCTTCCCAATTGAGACAAGATGGTGACATCGAAGCTCAACTAGAGGCTATCCGGTATTACGAGGACGTCGTTGATAACGGGGATGCCAAATCACTTGTTTACTCAAGTGTTTTGTTTAGGACGGCCATGGATGAAAGGTATTATTTCGGCATAAGGCTCGCGGCGTGCGAAGCGCTTAGTAAAAATGTGTATGATCCAAAATTCATTGGTGGTATCAAACATTTGAttaagatttttcaaattttgttCTGCCTTGATGGTTCTAACATTCCGAAGAgtaatgattttgaaaatactGCATTGTATTTCTTACAGTGCACAATACCGAAAGTGTTGGCCAAAGcaaaggatgaaaatggaaaatgtcCCAATTTGGTGAAAGATTTCCTATTGGATATTCTTGTTTATAACGAAAATGGCGAAAATAAGTTTAGCGATCATGTTTATGTCTGTGGGTTGATTGAAAATGTGGTGAATGTTGCCTTAAACGATGTTAAGGATATTGCTTACGTGGATAAGGTGAAAGCGCAGTTGTTTAGGTACGAAAATTTGGTGAATTGGCTGTCATCATATGAGTCTTTTATTAAGACTTCTATTATGCTTGCTAAGTACAAATTGCATAAGAAAGGCGTCTACGAGTTTAGTGAATTGACAGAGATGATAATGGATAAATTTTCGGTGGAAGCCGGCTGTACCGATCGCAACAGGGagagttttcaaaatgaatttttaatGGCACTGAAAATCATGCTTTTGGAAGGTGGTTTAAAAAACAAGGACGCCCTTGTTTTGTTTACAGAAATATTATGTTTTCACAAGGATGTTTACATTAGGGAAAGCGTCATTGATGTACTTTCTGAATGTGTAAATATAAGTGTTATGGAAGGTAGTTTGGATACCctaaatgatgatattaaGTCCTCCGTTCAACTAGTTCACgatgaagttgaaaatataaaaaatgaagatgatattGAACTGTTCTTAAGTGGTAATTATGTCGAtgatatgaaaataaaaagagaaaaaatactgcGTCAAAATATTAATGGATTAATACAGATATGCAGAGATATGTTTAAAGGGTATGCCCCTTTAAAGGTATTGCTCTGGgatgttttgaatttacCCATTCTTAGTTTGTATCAGAGGAAGCAAATACATGACTTAGTTAGGGTGATGTACACCTTAATTGATAGTTTTGTAGTTAAGTTGGAAGCACCGAGGGAAAGAAGGCTTGTAGCTAAGATGAATAATAAGGGAGAAGATAAGCTAGATATTGTAATGAAACGTGAAAGTATATTGAAAGTGCACATTACGAAAGAGGTCTCATCTCTTGTTGAAACTCCAAAAAAGGTGAATAAGATCAAGATCACTTTGAAAAGTGAGAAATCTGTAAACAAAATCGAAAAGCCGGTATTCAAACCGAAAGTGGTGAGTAAGCCGAGGAAGGTCAAAAGCCATGTAAACCGTATGGGTAGTTTACCATTACGGTTTGTGAaaattcaacaacaacCCAGAGGGATGGTATCATTGTCCTCCGTCCCATATAGTCAACACGTTCAAATTACAAAAGTCACGTCAAGGTCGTTCATGatcaaaataataacaagGCGTAAGTAA
- the RRT12 gene encoding Rrt12p (similar to Saccharomyces cerevisiae RRT12 (YCR045C); ancestral locus Anc_6.313) — protein sequence MKPQCILISLLVNLAYAEEYLVRFKNPTAFQQFTSNSNRSWRQFIDNKIEKKFSIGSFRGVTMNLSKNLVNKLKKSPLVADIVPNFRFEAFENDGTNDAELNYTFNATAKYLYEDIDEAQNITYQSDAPRHLARISRHYQLPFDIEDKNRYKSWFNYYYEDDYLGQDVNAYIMDTGIFSDHPEFEDRVIQGIDLTKEGFGDQNGHGTHVAGLVGSKTYGAAKKVNLVEVKVLGKDGSGEASNVLSGLEFIVEHCTRVSRPQGKKCVANLSLGSFRSPIINMAVEGAIEEGIVFVAAAGNFNLDAYWASPASAENVITVGAFDDHIDTIAKFSNWGPCVNIFAPGVEIESLSHLNYEDTLILSGTSMSTPIVTGVAAVLLSKGIEPALIAQEIEYLSTRNVFHRRTLFFKPSTANQILYNGVDKLDDPYNDETFPRLNIEAIAKELEEYNATLQNPMADGLHSGSKLWGWNNDVTLPLGEIRLKRRDFIKDL from the coding sequence ATGAAGCCACAGTGCATACTCATTTCTTTGCTGGTAAACCTCGCATACGCCGAGGAGTATCTGGTGAGATTTAAAAACCCGACTGCATTCCAGCAATTCACGTCAAATTCTAACAGGTCATGGAGACAGTTCATCGACAACAAGAtcgagaaaaaattctcgATTGGCTCGTTCCGAGGGGTGACCATGAACCTGTCCAAGAACTTGGTCAACAAGCTGAAGAAAAGCCCTCTAGTCGCTGATATTGTGCCCAATTTTAGATTCGAGGCGTTCGAAAACGATGGAACGAACGACGCCGAGCTGAACTACACGTTCAACGCCACCGCCAAGTATTTGTACgaagatattgatgaagCGCAAAACATCACGTACCAATCAGACGCACCACGCCACTTGGCCCGAATTTCCCGCCACTACCAGCTGCCATTCGACATCGAGGACAAGAACCGCTACAAAAGCTGGTTCAATTACTACTACGAGGACGATTACCTGGGCCAAGACGTCAACGCCTACATCATGGACACAGGCATCTTCTCCGACCATCCAGAATTCGAAGACAGGGTCATCCAGGGGATCGACTTGACCAAAGAGGGCTTTGGTGATCAGAATGGCCATGGGACGCACGTCGCAGGGCTCGTCGGCTCCAAGACGTATGGTGCGGCCAAGAAGGTCAACCTTGTGGAAGTGAAAGTCCTGGGCAAAGATGGCTCTGGTGAGGCCAGTAATGTTCTGAGTGGACTGGAGTTCATTGTGGAACATTGCACGAGAGTCAGTCGCCCGCAGGGCAAAAAATGTGTGGCCAATCTGAGCTTGGGGAGTTTTAGAAGCCCCATAATCAATATGGCGGTGGAGGGGgccattgaagaaggtatTGTATTTGTTGCCGCCGCGGGCAATTTCAATCTTGACGCATACTGGGCCTCACCTGCATCCGCGGAAAACGTCATTACTGTGGGAGCTTTTGATGACCATATTGACACTATTGCCAAATTCAGTAACTGGGGACCCTGTGTAAACATCTTCGCGCCTGGCGTGGAGATCGAATCGCTTTCGCATTTGAATTACGAAGACACGCTGATTTTGTCCGGTACTTCCATGTCGACACCAATAGTCACCGGGGTTGCAGCGGTTCTGCTATCCAAGGGCATCGAGCCTGCACTGATTGCCCAGGAAATTGAGTATTTGTCCACGCGCAACGTGTTCCATAGAAGAACGTTGTTTTTCAAGCCTTCCACCGCAAACCAGATCCTCTACAACGGTGTCGATAAACTGGACGATCCATACAATGATGAGACGTTCCCTCGATTGAACATAGAGGCAATTGCCAAGGAACTGGAGGAGTATAATGCCACTTTGCAAAACCCTATGGCCGATGGTCTTCATTCTGGTTCAAAACTATGGGGTTGGAACAATGATGTCACTTTGCCTCTCGGCGAGATTCGATTGAAAAGACGTGATTTCATAAAGGATTTATAG
- the BUD23 gene encoding 18S rRNA (guanine1575-N7)-methyltransferase (similar to Saccharomyces cerevisiae BUD23 (YCR047C); ancestral locus Anc_6.316), translating to MSRPEDLAPPEIFYNDSEAQKYTGSTRVQHIQAKMTLRALELLNLQPCSFILDIGCGSGLSGEILTEEGDHVWCGLDISPSMLATGLSRELEGDLMLHDMGTGVPFRAGSFDAAISISAIQWLCNADTSYNDPKQRLMRFFNTLYAALKKGGKFVAQFYPKNEDQVDDILQSAKVAGFSGGLVMDDPESKKNKKYYLVLSSGAPPQGEEQVNLDGVTMDEENANLKNQLRQRLKGGKDKESAKSFILRKKELMKRRGRKVAKDSKFTGRKRRHRF from the coding sequence ATGTCGCGTCCAGAAGATTTGGCACCACCGGAAATCTTTTATAATGATAGCGAGGCACAGAAGTATACGGGTTCGACGAGAGTGCAGCATATCCAGGCGAAAATGACGCTGAGGGCGTTAGAGCTCTTGAATCTGCAGCCGTGCAGTTTCATCCTGGATATCGGGTGTGGGTCTGGACTTTCTGGCGAGATTTTGACCGAGGAGGGAGACCATGTGTGGTGTGGGCTGGATATATCGCCCAGCATGCTTGCGACTGGTCTCAGTAGGGAGCTGGAAGGTGATCTGATGTTGCACGATATGGGTACAGGGGTGCCCTTCCGGGCGGGCTCGTTTGATGCGGCGATCAGCATCAGTGCGATCCAATGGCTGTGCAACGCTGACACTTCGTACAACGATCCGAAACAGCGGTTGATGAGGTTTTTCAACACGCTGTATGCTGCGTTGAAGAAGGGTGGGAAGTTTGTCGCTCAGTTCTACCCCAAAAACGAGGACCAAGTGGACGATATCCTGCAATCTGCCAAGGTGGCAGGGTTCAGCGGCGGGCTTGTGATGGACGACCCAGAGtccaaaaagaataagaaaTACTATCTCGTGTTGAGCAGTGGGGCGCCACCGCAGGGCGAGGAGCAGGTCAACCTGGACGGTGTGACTATGGACGAAGAGAACGCCAACTTGAAGAACCAGCTGCGCCAGCGTTTGAAGGGGGGCAAAGACAAAGAGTCTGCCAAGAGCTTCATTCTAAGAAAGAAGGAGCTCATGAAGAGGCGTGGCAGGAAGGTCGCGAAGGACTCCAAATTCACCGGGAGGAAGAGAAGGCACAGGTTCTGA
- the IMG1 gene encoding mitochondrial 54S ribosomal protein bL19m (similar to Saccharomyces cerevisiae IMG1 (YCR046C); ancestral locus Anc_6.315): MWSRNVRLLGPWVRTYLVPVTTRKTIPVYPPVERIASSQIMKRVAQSEIESLDPGAVRRQLISKKNKDRLKTGDVVRIVYDSSKCSYDPFVGYILSIDRKQLVQDASLLLRNQIAKTAVEIRVPLFSPLVERIDLLRPHASNRQRNKHYYIRGTKLDVGDLEASLRRKK; the protein is encoded by the coding sequence ATGTGGAGCAGGAACGTCAGATTGCTTGGACCATGGGTCAGAACCTACTTGGTGCCCGTCACCACGAGGAAAACCATCCCCGTGTACCCGCCTGTGGAGCGCATAGCCTCTTCACAAATAATGAAACGGGTGGCCCAGTCAGAGATAGAGTCGCTGGATCCCGGCGCCGTCAGACGCCAGCTGATcagcaaaaagaataagGACCGGTTGAAAACCGGCGACGTGGTCCGGATCGTGTACGACTCGTCCAAATGCTCGTACGACCCTTTTGTCGGCTACATCCTATCCATAGACCGCAAGCAGCTGGTGCAAGATGCCTCGCTGCTGCTGAGGAACCAGATTGCAAAGACCGCCGTCGAAATCAGGGTGCCCCTGTTCTCCCCCCTGGTCGAGAGAATCGACCTGCTAAGGCCCCATGCCTCCAACAGACAAAGAAACAAGCATTACTACATCAGAGGCACCAAACTGGACGTAGGCGATCTTGAGGCAAGTCtgagaagaaagaagtaG